A genomic window from Candidatus Kouleothrix ribensis includes:
- the fusA gene encoding elongation factor G → MPREIPLERTRNIGIIAHIDAGKTTTTERILFYTGRTYKIGEVHEGTATMDWMEQERERGITITAAATTAQWKVNDELYRINIIDTPGHVDFTAEVERSLRVLDGGVVVFDAVAGVEPQSETVWRQADKYKVPRICFVNKMDRTGANFERTLQMIKDRLGARAVPIQLPIGAEDRFRGIVDLLTNTAVLYLDDAGKREELQEIPAEVAAKAEQLRQEMIEAIAETDDALTLLYLEGEELGVDELKRALRQATIDGKLVPVLCGAALKNKGVQRVLDAVVYYLPSPLDIPPIAGTLPGQVLGEEGVEPIVREASEAASFSGLVFKIMADPYVGKLAYFRVYSGKLEAGSYVLNTTRGQRERVGRLIQMHANHREEIKEVYAGDIAAMVGPKQTFTGDTICDPDHPIALENIRFPEPVIQLAIEPKTKSDQDKLGIALQKLSEEDPTFRVRTDEETGQTIIAGMGELHLEVLVDRMRREYKVEANQGKPQVAYRESISQPADVDSKFVRQSGGKGQYGHVKLQLEPLERGKGFEFVNAIVGGSVPKEYIGPTEQGIKEAMQGGVLAGFPVVDIKVTLYDGSFHEVDSSEMAFKIAASMGLKEGVRKGRPQLLEPVMKVEVTTPEDFLGTVLGDLNARRGHVEGMEARGNAQVVRAFVPLASMFGYTTDLRSATQGRATSSMEFAYYQPLPEALAKEIVEKRRG, encoded by the coding sequence ATGCCCCGAGAAATCCCATTAGAGCGGACTCGAAATATCGGTATTATTGCCCACATTGATGCGGGGAAGACGACCACGACCGAACGAATCCTGTTCTACACCGGCCGCACCTATAAGATCGGCGAAGTCCACGAGGGCACAGCCACCATGGACTGGATGGAGCAGGAGCGCGAGCGCGGCATCACGATCACTGCAGCAGCCACCACCGCACAGTGGAAGGTCAACGACGAGCTGTATCGTATTAACATTATCGATACGCCTGGCCACGTTGATTTCACCGCCGAGGTCGAGCGCTCGCTGCGTGTGCTCGACGGCGGCGTGGTGGTCTTCGATGCCGTTGCGGGCGTTGAGCCGCAGTCCGAGACTGTCTGGCGCCAGGCCGATAAGTATAAGGTGCCGCGGATCTGTTTTGTTAACAAGATGGATCGCACCGGCGCCAATTTCGAGCGCACGTTACAGATGATCAAGGATCGGCTGGGCGCCCGCGCCGTGCCGATTCAGCTGCCGATCGGCGCCGAAGATCGCTTCCGCGGTATCGTCGATCTGCTGACCAACACGGCCGTGCTGTACCTCGACGACGCCGGCAAGCGCGAGGAGCTCCAGGAGATCCCCGCCGAGGTGGCCGCAAAGGCCGAGCAGCTGCGCCAGGAGATGATCGAGGCCATCGCCGAGACCGACGACGCGCTTACGCTGTTGTACCTCGAGGGCGAAGAGCTGGGTGTCGACGAGCTCAAACGCGCGCTGCGCCAGGCCACGATCGATGGTAAGCTCGTACCGGTGCTGTGTGGCGCCGCGCTCAAGAATAAGGGTGTCCAGCGCGTGCTCGATGCGGTAGTCTACTACCTGCCGTCGCCGCTCGACATCCCGCCGATCGCCGGTACGCTGCCCGGCCAGGTGCTGGGCGAAGAGGGCGTCGAGCCGATCGTGCGCGAGGCCAGCGAGGCTGCCTCGTTCTCCGGGCTGGTGTTTAAGATCATGGCCGACCCGTATGTGGGCAAGCTGGCCTATTTCCGCGTCTACTCGGGCAAGCTCGAGGCCGGCTCGTATGTGCTCAACACCACCCGCGGCCAGCGCGAACGTGTCGGCCGCCTGATCCAGATGCACGCGAACCACCGCGAAGAGATCAAAGAGGTCTACGCCGGCGATATCGCCGCCATGGTCGGCCCAAAGCAGACCTTCACCGGCGATACGATCTGTGACCCGGATCACCCGATTGCGCTCGAGAACATTCGCTTCCCCGAGCCGGTGATCCAGCTGGCGATCGAGCCGAAGACCAAATCCGATCAGGATAAGCTCGGCATTGCGCTGCAGAAGCTCAGCGAGGAAGACCCGACCTTCCGCGTGCGCACCGACGAAGAGACCGGCCAGACGATTATCGCCGGCATGGGCGAGCTGCACCTCGAGGTGCTGGTCGACCGTATGCGCCGCGAATATAAGGTCGAGGCCAACCAGGGCAAGCCGCAGGTGGCCTACCGCGAGTCGATCAGCCAGCCGGCCGATGTCGACTCCAAGTTCGTCCGCCAGTCGGGCGGTAAGGGCCAGTACGGCCACGTCAAGCTGCAGCTCGAGCCACTCGAGCGCGGCAAGGGCTTCGAGTTCGTTAATGCGATCGTCGGCGGCTCGGTGCCGAAAGAGTACATTGGGCCAACCGAGCAGGGCATCAAAGAAGCCATGCAAGGCGGTGTGCTGGCCGGCTTCCCGGTGGTCGACATCAAGGTCACGCTCTACGACGGCTCGTTCCACGAGGTCGACTCGTCTGAGATGGCGTTCAAGATCGCGGCGTCGATGGGCCTGAAAGAGGGCGTGCGCAAAGGCCGCCCGCAGTTGCTCGAGCCGGTGATGAAGGTCGAGGTCACCACGCCCGAGGATTTCCTCGGCACGGTGCTGGGCGACCTGAACGCACGGCGCGGCCACGTCGAAGGCATGGAGGCGCGCGGCAATGCTCAGGTGGTGCGCGCGTTCGTGCCACTGGCCTCGATGTTCGGCTATACCACCGATCTCCGCTCGGCCACCCAGGGCCGCGCGACATCGTCGATGGAGTTTGCGTACTACCAGCCACTACCCGAGGCACTGGCAAAGGAAATTGTCGAAAAGCGACGCGGATAA
- the tuf gene encoding elongation factor Tu, with protein sequence MAKQKFERTKPHINVGTIGHVDHGKTTLTAAITKVLAMKGAAKYTSYDQIDNAPEERARGITIAIRHVEYQTDTRHYAHVDCPGHADYIKNMITGAAQMDGAILVVSAPDGPMPQTREHILLARQVQVPAMVVFLNKVDMMDDEELLELVELELRELLTKNAFPGDDIPIVRGSALAALSSSATDPSAPEYACILALMDAVDSYIPTPERAIDRPFLMPIEDVFGIKGRGTVVTGRIERGKVKMTDTIEIIGMSDEAPRKTVVTGVEMFQKTLDEGIAGDNVGVLLRGVERTDVERGQVLAAPASIKPHKKVKANVYVLKKEEGGRHTPFFPGYRPQFYIRTTDVTGAITLPEGMEMVMPGDNVEMGVELIVPVAIEEGLRFAIREGGRTVGAGVVTKIES encoded by the coding sequence ATGGCGAAGCAGAAATTCGAGCGCACCAAGCCGCATATCAACGTCGGCACGATTGGCCACGTCGACCATGGCAAGACCACCCTCACCGCCGCGATTACCAAAGTCCTGGCTATGAAGGGCGCGGCCAAGTATACCTCCTACGACCAGATCGATAACGCGCCGGAAGAGCGCGCCCGTGGCATTACCATCGCCATCCGCCATGTCGAGTACCAGACCGACACGCGCCACTATGCCCACGTCGACTGCCCCGGCCACGCCGACTACATCAAGAACATGATCACCGGCGCCGCCCAGATGGATGGCGCCATCCTGGTCGTGAGTGCCCCCGATGGCCCCATGCCCCAGACCCGCGAGCACATCCTGCTGGCGCGCCAGGTGCAGGTGCCGGCTATGGTCGTGTTCCTCAATAAAGTCGATATGATGGACGACGAAGAGCTGCTGGAGCTGGTCGAACTCGAGCTGCGCGAGCTGCTGACCAAGAACGCCTTCCCCGGCGACGACATCCCGATCGTGCGCGGCAGCGCGCTGGCGGCACTGTCGTCGAGCGCGACCGACCCGAGCGCGCCGGAGTATGCCTGCATCCTGGCGCTGATGGACGCGGTCGATAGCTACATCCCCACGCCCGAGCGGGCGATCGACCGGCCGTTCCTGATGCCGATCGAAGATGTGTTCGGGATCAAGGGGCGTGGGACGGTGGTGACGGGGCGGATCGAGCGCGGCAAGGTCAAGATGACCGACACGATCGAGATCATCGGGATGAGCGACGAGGCGCCGCGCAAGACGGTGGTGACGGGCGTGGAGATGTTCCAGAAGACGCTGGACGAGGGGATCGCCGGCGACAACGTGGGGGTGTTGCTGCGCGGGGTGGAGCGGACGGACGTGGAGCGCGGGCAGGTGCTGGCGGCGCCGGCGTCGATCAAGCCGCACAAGAAGGTGAAGGCGAACGTGTACGTGCTGAAGAAGGAAGAGGGCGGGCGGCACACGCCGTTCTTCCCAGGGTACCGGCCGCAGTTCTACATTCGGACGACGGACGTGACGGGGGCGATCACGTTGCCGGAGGGGATGGAGATGGTGATGCCGGGGGACAACGTGGAGATGGGGGTTGAGCTGATCGTGCCGGTGGCGATCGAGGAAGGGTTACGGTTCGCGATCCGCGAGGGCGGGCGCACCGTCGGCGCCGGTGTCGTCACCAAGATTGAGTCGTAA
- the rpsJ gene encoding 30S ribosomal protein S10 encodes MAKQKVRIRLKAYDHKILDQSARQIVEAAERTGALVAGPVPLPTKIEKYSVIRSSFIDKDSQEQFEIRTHKRLIDVLDPSQQTINALMKLNLPAGVDIEIKL; translated from the coding sequence ATGGCAAAACAAAAAGTTCGCATCCGCCTCAAAGCGTATGACCATAAGATTCTTGATCAGTCGGCGCGGCAGATCGTCGAGGCGGCCGAGCGAACTGGTGCGCTTGTCGCCGGTCCGGTACCGCTGCCAACCAAGATCGAGAAGTATAGCGTCATTCGCTCGTCGTTCATCGACAAGGACTCGCAAGAGCAGTTCGAGATCCGTACGCACAAGCGCCTGATCGATGTGCTCGACCCGAGCCAGCAGACGATCAACGCGCTGATGAAGCTCAACCTGCCGGCGGGCGTCGACATCGAGATCAAACTGTAG
- the rplC gene encoding 50S ribosomal protein L3, which translates to MIEGLLGRKIGMTQVFSSSGEAIPVTVIEVGPCVVTQVRNQDRDGYEAVQIGFGEVKAKSLTKPEQGHLAKAGRLVRYLREFQADNIEEHEVGQVLTVELFQPGQIIDVTGTSKGRGFQGVVKRHGFSGGPKTHGQSDRWRAPGSIGAGTDPGRVWKGTRMAGRMGNRRVTVQNLQVVEVLADRHILLVKGSVPGAKNGLLMVRQAVKATK; encoded by the coding sequence ATGATTGAAGGATTGCTGGGCCGCAAAATCGGCATGACACAGGTCTTCAGTTCGTCCGGCGAAGCCATTCCCGTGACGGTGATTGAAGTCGGCCCGTGCGTTGTGACACAGGTACGCAACCAGGATCGCGATGGCTACGAAGCCGTGCAGATCGGCTTTGGCGAGGTCAAGGCCAAGAGCCTGACCAAGCCCGAGCAGGGGCATCTGGCCAAGGCCGGCCGGCTGGTGCGCTATCTACGCGAGTTCCAGGCCGACAATATCGAAGAGCATGAGGTTGGGCAGGTATTGACCGTCGAGCTGTTTCAGCCAGGCCAGATTATTGATGTCACTGGCACATCGAAGGGACGCGGCTTCCAGGGTGTGGTCAAGCGCCACGGCTTCAGTGGTGGCCCGAAGACCCACGGCCAGAGCGACCGCTGGCGAGCACCTGGCTCGATCGGCGCTGGTACCGACCCCGGCCGAGTGTGGAAAGGCACGCGCATGGCGGGCCGTATGGGCAATCGCCGCGTGACGGTGCAGAATCTGCAGGTGGTTGAAGTACTGGCCGATCGACATATACTGCTGGTCAAGGGCTCGGTGCCGGGCGCGAAGAATGGGCTGCTGATGGTTCGCCAGGCAGTCAAGGCCACCAAGTAA
- the rplD gene encoding 50S ribosomal protein L4, with the protein MEAKLFSQSGAEVGTIQIDEYIFGIDPNVPVMHQAVVRQNANARMGTHNTLGRGEVAGSTRKLYRQKGTGRARQGSIRAPHRKGGGVAHGPHPRSYRQAMPRKMRRLAVRSALSAKYAADEIRFIEGWSFERPRTKDFVQSLSALQVAGKTLVVLDRVDEIVQKSASNVTGVKTLLAHYVNVVDLLSFDNVLISRAAVDVLASFLGQADTTEAAGATNEGA; encoded by the coding sequence ATGGAAGCTAAACTCTTTAGTCAGTCCGGCGCCGAGGTCGGTACGATTCAGATCGATGAGTATATCTTTGGAATCGACCCGAACGTGCCGGTGATGCATCAGGCCGTAGTGCGCCAGAATGCAAACGCGCGCATGGGCACGCACAATACGCTGGGCCGCGGCGAGGTTGCCGGTAGTACACGCAAGCTATACCGGCAGAAGGGCACCGGCCGCGCGCGCCAGGGTTCGATTCGCGCCCCGCACCGCAAAGGTGGTGGCGTAGCACACGGCCCGCACCCACGCTCGTATCGCCAGGCCATGCCACGCAAAATGCGCCGGCTGGCAGTGCGCTCGGCGCTCTCGGCGAAGTATGCGGCCGACGAGATTCGGTTCATCGAGGGCTGGTCGTTCGAGCGGCCGCGCACGAAAGACTTCGTGCAGAGCCTGTCGGCACTGCAGGTCGCCGGTAAGACACTGGTTGTGCTCGACCGCGTGGACGAGATTGTTCAGAAATCGGCGAGCAATGTGACCGGCGTGAAAACCTTGTTGGCACATTATGTCAATGTCGTTGATCTACTGAGCTTCGACAATGTGCTAATCTCGCGCGCGGCAGTTGATGTACTCGCCAGTTTCTTGGGCCAGGCCGACACAACCGAGGCTGCTGGTGCAACCAACGAGGGGGCCTAA
- the rplW gene encoding 50S ribosomal protein L23, whose product MNAHQIIIRPLITEKNTNLMELSKYCFEVDRTANKLQIKQAIEAIFNVTVTSVHTMNVRGKLRRRGQRFGYTADWKKAIVTLTEGDRIELFEGV is encoded by the coding sequence ATGAATGCGCATCAGATTATCATTCGCCCGCTGATTACCGAGAAGAATACAAACCTCATGGAACTCAGCAAGTATTGCTTCGAGGTCGATCGCACGGCCAACAAATTACAGATCAAGCAGGCGATCGAAGCAATCTTCAATGTGACGGTAACCTCGGTGCATACCATGAATGTGCGCGGCAAGCTGCGCCGGCGTGGCCAGCGCTTCGGCTATACGGCCGATTGGAAGAAGGCGATCGTTACATTAACCGAAGGCGACCGGATCGAGCTGTTCGAGGGCGTATAG
- the rplB gene encoding 50S ribosomal protein L2, with protein MGVRRYKPTSAGRRNMSVATFEEITKKKPEKRLLAPLRKSGGRNNNGRITTRHRGGGHKRAYRIIDFKRNKYGVSAKVAAIEYDPNRSARIALLNYADGEKRYILAPLGLNVGDTVMSGPEAEVRVGNALPLRSIPLGSQVHNVELQSGRGGVMVRSAGASAQLMAKEGNYATLRMPSGEMRQVFIECLATIGQVGNLDHQNIRLGKAGRKRWLGRRPEVRGSAMNPRDHPHGGGEGRAPRGMSPKTKWGKPARGVRTRQNPSTNRYIIRRRKP; from the coding sequence ATGGGTGTACGACGATACAAACCAACCTCGGCCGGTCGCCGCAATATGTCGGTTGCAACGTTCGAGGAGATCACCAAGAAGAAGCCGGAGAAGCGCCTGCTGGCGCCGCTGCGCAAGAGCGGTGGCCGCAACAACAACGGCCGCATCACCACCCGGCACCGTGGCGGTGGGCACAAGCGTGCCTACCGCATCATCGACTTCAAGCGCAATAAGTATGGCGTGTCGGCCAAGGTTGCGGCGATCGAGTACGATCCCAACCGCAGCGCACGCATCGCCCTGCTCAACTATGCCGATGGCGAGAAGCGCTACATCCTGGCACCACTCGGCCTGAATGTCGGCGATACAGTGATGAGTGGGCCTGAGGCCGAGGTGCGCGTGGGCAATGCCCTGCCGCTGCGCTCGATCCCGCTTGGCTCGCAGGTGCATAATGTCGAGCTGCAAAGCGGCCGCGGCGGCGTGATGGTGCGCAGTGCGGGCGCGTCGGCCCAGCTGATGGCCAAGGAAGGCAACTATGCAACCTTGCGCATGCCCTCGGGCGAGATGCGCCAGGTGTTCATTGAATGCCTCGCGACAATCGGCCAGGTTGGCAACCTCGATCACCAGAACATTCGCCTGGGTAAGGCCGGCCGCAAACGCTGGCTGGGCCGCCGGCCCGAGGTGCGCGGCTCGGCCATGAACCCGCGCGACCATCCCCACGGTGGTGGCGAGGGCCGCGCACCGCGCGGTATGTCGCCGAAGACTAAGTGGGGCAAGCCGGCGCGCGGCGTGCGCACACGCCAGAATCCAAGCACCAACCGCTATATCATTCGTCGCCGCAAGCCGTAA
- the rpsS gene encoding 30S ribosomal protein S19, with protein MSRSSKKGPYVDTRLLGRIEDMNRASEKRVLRTWSRASTIFPQMVGHTIAVHDGRRHVPVYITENMVGHKLGEFAPTRFFRSHGGKKADKRGKVK; from the coding sequence ATGTCTCGTTCATCGAAAAAAGGGCCATATGTCGATACACGGCTGCTCGGCCGGATCGAGGATATGAACCGCGCGAGTGAAAAGCGGGTGTTGCGTACCTGGTCGCGCGCATCAACCATTTTCCCGCAAATGGTCGGTCACACGATCGCCGTCCACGACGGCCGCCGCCATGTACCGGTGTACATCACCGAGAATATGGTCGGCCATAAGCTGGGCGAGTTCGCGCCGACGCGCTTCTTCCGCAGCCACGGCGGCAAGAAGGCCGATAAGCGCGGGAAGGTGAAGTAG
- the rplV gene encoding 50S ribosomal protein L22 codes for MQAKAVNKMVRIAPTKVRPVIDLVRGKPVERALAILRYLPQKAAKEIARTIQSAAANAENNFEMDPEALVVKTIFADEGPAFKRIMPRARGRADRIRKRTTHITVIVDDGEEI; via the coding sequence ATGCAAGCGAAGGCTGTCAACAAAATGGTGCGCATCGCACCAACCAAGGTACGCCCGGTGATCGATCTCGTGCGGGGCAAGCCAGTCGAGCGCGCACTGGCAATCTTGCGCTACCTGCCCCAGAAGGCCGCCAAAGAGATTGCGCGGACGATCCAGTCGGCGGCGGCTAATGCCGAGAATAATTTCGAGATGGATCCCGAGGCTCTGGTCGTCAAGACGATCTTTGCCGACGAAGGCCCGGCATTCAAGCGAATCATGCCGCGCGCGCGCGGCCGCGCCGACCGCATTCGCAAGCGCACGACCCACATCACTGTGATCGTGGACGACGGCGAGGAGATATAA
- the rpsC gene encoding 30S ribosomal protein S3 yields MGRKVHPIGFRLGYIKDWQSKWFADRTYTDQLHEDFLLRRLIIRELANAGVARVEIERSANKVEVTVYTAKPGIVIGKRGAKVDELKTDLERRTGKKVKLNIQEIHQPELEAQLVAESIAEQINKRVSYKRAMKQAVQRAMRLGAQGVKIKCSGRLGGAEMARIANESDGRVPRHTLRADIDYAQVHAHTTYGRIGVKVWIYKGEVFPDAMGKLQVVQTAAMRTQAAEDESNRSRQRGGRNDRDRGGSGDRDGGRGGRGGARGGTGGAGGAGGGRGGARGGRGGGRG; encoded by the coding sequence ATGGGACGCAAGGTACATCCGATTGGCTTCCGGCTGGGCTATATCAAGGACTGGCAGTCGAAATGGTTCGCCGATCGAACCTACACCGACCAGCTGCACGAAGATTTCTTGCTGCGCAGGCTGATCATTCGCGAGCTTGCCAACGCCGGCGTGGCGCGCGTCGAGATCGAGCGCTCGGCCAACAAAGTCGAGGTGACGGTCTATACCGCCAAGCCTGGCATTGTGATCGGCAAGCGCGGGGCCAAGGTCGATGAGCTGAAAACCGACCTCGAGCGCCGCACCGGCAAGAAAGTCAAGCTGAATATTCAAGAGATTCACCAGCCCGAGCTCGAGGCCCAGCTGGTGGCCGAGAGTATTGCCGAGCAGATCAACAAGCGTGTCTCGTACAAGCGCGCGATGAAGCAGGCGGTGCAGCGCGCGATGCGGCTGGGTGCCCAGGGCGTGAAGATCAAATGCTCGGGCCGCCTCGGGGGCGCCGAGATGGCGCGCATTGCCAACGAGAGCGACGGCCGCGTGCCACGCCACACCCTGCGTGCCGATATCGACTACGCCCAAGTGCATGCCCACACCACCTATGGCCGTATCGGCGTAAAAGTCTGGATCTATAAAGGTGAAGTCTTCCCCGACGCAATGGGCAAGCTCCAGGTCGTTCAGACGGCCGCGATGCGCACCCAGGCCGCCGAGGACGAGAGCAACCGATCGCGCCAGCGCGGCGGCCGCAACGATCGTGATCGCGGCGGCAGCGGTGATCGCGATGGCGGGCGCGGCGGGCGCGGTGGCGCACGCGGCGGCACCGGTGGTGCCGGTGGTGCCGGTGGCGGCCGTGGCGGCGCACGCGGTGGCCGCGGCGGCGGGCGCGGCTAG
- the rplP gene encoding 50S ribosomal protein L16, which produces MLMPKRVKYRKQQRGRTKGMAQRGNSVAFGDYGLMALEATWITSRQIEAARRAITHHVKRGGKIWIRIFPDKPVTAKPAETRMGSGKGAVDHYVAVVKPGRIMFELGGVRPEIAHEALSLAAQKMPIKCKIIGREDVEAGE; this is translated from the coding sequence ATGTTGATGCCCAAGCGGGTTAAATATCGTAAGCAGCAGCGCGGCCGCACCAAGGGCATGGCGCAGCGCGGCAACTCGGTTGCGTTCGGCGACTATGGGCTGATGGCGCTTGAGGCCACCTGGATCACCTCGCGGCAGATCGAGGCGGCCCGCCGTGCAATTACCCACCATGTCAAACGCGGCGGCAAGATCTGGATCCGCATCTTCCCCGACAAGCCGGTGACCGCGAAGCCGGCCGAGACGCGTATGGGCTCGGGTAAAGGCGCCGTCGACCACTATGTCGCCGTCGTGAAACCGGGCCGGATCATGTTCGAGCTTGGCGGTGTGCGGCCCGAGATCGCGCACGAGGCACTGAGCCTGGCCGCACAGAAGATGCCGATCAAATGCAAGATCATTGGGCGTGAGGATGTGGAGGCCGGCGAATGA
- the rpmC gene encoding 50S ribosomal protein L29: MNIDELRNLDSEKLQGQLKEHYEELFNLRFQQVMGKLTASGRPRIVKREIARIKTILRERELGL, from the coding sequence ATGAACATCGACGAGCTACGCAACCTCGACTCCGAAAAGCTGCAGGGCCAGCTGAAGGAGCACTACGAGGAATTGTTTAACCTGCGCTTCCAGCAGGTCATGGGCAAGCTGACCGCCAGCGGCCGCCCGCGGATCGTCAAGCGCGAGATCGCGCGCATCAAGACGATCCTGCGCGAGCGCGAGCTTGGCCTCTAA
- the rpsQ gene encoding 30S ribosomal protein S17 — MAEGRRLFKVGRVVSDKMDKTVVVAVDYLKPHPLYRKIIRKTNKFHAHDATNQCHIGDVVRIGETRPLSKTKRWEVVEIVQRGEEH; from the coding sequence ATGGCCGAAGGACGACGCCTTTTCAAGGTTGGCCGGGTGGTCAGCGATAAAATGGACAAAACCGTGGTAGTGGCGGTCGATTACTTGAAGCCACATCCGCTGTATCGCAAGATCATTCGCAAAACCAACAAATTCCACGCGCACGACGCGACCAACCAGTGCCATATCGGCGATGTCGTGCGCATCGGCGAGACGCGGCCGCTCAGCAAAACCAAGCGCTGGGAGGTTGTCGAGATTGTTCAGCGCGGCGAGGAGCATTAG
- the rplN gene encoding 50S ribosomal protein L14, with protein MIQQQTRLKVADNTGAKEIMCIRVMGGSRVRYGFVGDVIVASVKEATPGGAVKKGEVVRAVIVRTAKEYVRPDGSHIRFDDNAAVIIGKENNPRGTRIFGPVARELREKAFMKIISLAPEVL; from the coding sequence ATGATTCAGCAGCAGACGCGCCTGAAAGTCGCCGATAACACCGGCGCGAAAGAGATCATGTGCATCCGCGTGATGGGCGGCTCGCGCGTGCGCTACGGCTTCGTGGGCGACGTGATTGTCGCATCGGTGAAAGAGGCTACGCCCGGCGGTGCGGTGAAGAAGGGCGAAGTGGTGCGTGCAGTGATTGTGCGAACTGCGAAAGAATATGTGCGCCCCGACGGCTCGCATATTCGCTTCGACGACAACGCCGCCGTGATCATCGGCAAAGAGAACAACCCACGCGGCACGCGCATCTTTGGCCCTGTGGCCCGCGAGCTGCGCGAGAAGGCGTTCATGAAGATTATTTCGCTCGCACCCGAGGTATTGTAG
- a CDS encoding 50S ribosomal protein L24, which translates to MHVKTGDEVLIITGKDRGKRGKIKEAQPKKRRVVIEGLNIIKRHMKPRGPGKPSGIIEREAPIDASNVMLICPRCGRAARTGHRFLDETDDRGRQRKVRFCKVCDEAIDE; encoded by the coding sequence ATGCACGTCAAGACTGGTGATGAAGTTCTGATAATCACCGGCAAAGACAGGGGCAAGCGCGGTAAGATCAAAGAGGCGCAGCCCAAGAAGCGCCGGGTTGTGATCGAGGGCCTCAATATCATCAAGCGGCACATGAAGCCGCGCGGCCCCGGCAAGCCTAGCGGCATCATCGAGCGCGAGGCGCCGATCGACGCATCAAACGTGATGCTGATCTGCCCGCGCTGCGGCCGCGCGGCGCGCACCGGGCACCGCTTCCTGGATGAGACCGATGATCGCGGACGCCAGCGCAAGGTGCGCTTCTGCAAGGTCTGCGACGAGGCGATCGACGAGTAG
- the rplE gene encoding 50S ribosomal protein L5 — MAPRLQEKFQGEVVPALMQEFSYSTVMQVPRLQKVVLNIGMGEALQNNKALDAAVGDLAAISGQKPVITKAKKSIAAFKLRQGMSIGAMVTLRGLRMYDFLDRLMNLALPRLRDFRGVSRRSFDGRGNYSLGLREQIIFPEIDYDKVDKIRGLEVAIVTTAPDDAQGYALLKRLGMPFRD; from the coding sequence ATGGCACCGCGACTACAAGAGAAATTTCAGGGCGAAGTCGTGCCGGCGCTCATGCAGGAATTCAGCTACAGCACCGTGATGCAGGTTCCGCGCCTGCAAAAGGTGGTGCTGAACATCGGCATGGGCGAGGCACTCCAGAACAACAAGGCACTCGACGCCGCTGTGGGTGATCTGGCCGCAATCAGTGGGCAGAAGCCGGTGATCACCAAGGCCAAGAAGTCGATCGCCGCGTTCAAGCTGCGCCAGGGCATGTCGATCGGCGCGATGGTCACGCTGCGTGGCCTGCGCATGTACGATTTCCTGGATCGGCTCATGAACCTGGCCCTGCCGCGTCTGCGCGATTTCCGTGGCGTGAGCCGGCGTTCGTTCGACGGCCGTGGCAACTATAGCCTGGGCCTGCGCGAGCAGATCATCTTCCCGGAGATCGACTACGACAAGGTCGATAAGATTCGCGGCCTGGAGGTAGCGATCGTCACCACTGCGCCCGACGACGCCCAAGGCTATGCGCTGCTCAAGCGCCTTGGAATGCCATTTCGCGATTAG
- a CDS encoding type Z 30S ribosomal protein S14, with translation MAKKSLIVKSRRTPKYQVRAYHRCKLCGRSRAYMRKFGMCRICFRENALKGLIPGVTKSSW, from the coding sequence TTGGCCAAGAAATCTCTGATCGTCAAATCTCGGCGAACGCCCAAGTATCAGGTTCGCGCGTACCACCGCTGCAAACTGTGTGGCCGCTCGCGCGCGTACATGCGCAAGTTCGGCATGTGCCGGATCTGCTTCCGCGAGAATGCGCTCAAGGGGCTGATTCCAGGCGTTACCAAGTCGAGCTGGTAG